The Methanobacterium sp. BAmetb5 genome includes a region encoding these proteins:
- the purC gene encoding phosphoribosylaminoimidazolesuccinocarboxamide synthase, translating into MNIDKGNLLYRGKAKDVYQTSNPNQVLVKFRDDITAGDGEKKEVMGLKGYYNSIISAKFFQLLEEAGVKTQYIDLPEPGYMLCHKLDMIPLEVITRNLAAGSLLRRFPFQDGQTFHPPIIQMDYKNDKYHDPMLNDDIILALGLATADDLEEIRQITLKINSTLKTFLEDRGLIFPDFKIEYGRDVDGNIVLGDEISPDTCRFWDSETCDILDKDLFRKGESGVIDAYQKVANIILDEEDKKKWKLDF; encoded by the coding sequence ATGAATATTGATAAGGGAAATCTTCTATACCGGGGCAAAGCCAAGGATGTGTACCAGACCAGTAACCCTAACCAGGTTCTGGTGAAATTCAGAGATGATATCACCGCAGGAGATGGGGAAAAGAAGGAAGTTATGGGCTTGAAGGGCTACTATAACTCCATTATCTCCGCTAAATTCTTCCAGCTCCTGGAGGAGGCTGGGGTGAAAACCCAGTACATCGACCTGCCCGAACCGGGTTACATGCTCTGCCACAAACTGGATATGATACCGCTGGAAGTTATCACCCGGAATCTAGCCGCAGGAAGTCTCCTCCGGAGGTTCCCATTCCAGGACGGTCAGACCTTCCATCCACCCATCATCCAGATGGACTACAAAAATGATAAATACCATGATCCCATGCTCAACGATGACATCATTCTGGCCCTGGGACTGGCCACAGCAGATGATCTGGAGGAAATTCGCCAGATCACCCTGAAGATCAACAGTACCCTTAAAACTTTCCTGGAAGACCGGGGGCTCATCTTCCCGGACTTTAAAATAGAATACGGACGTGATGTAGATGGGAATATCGTCCTGGGTGATGAGATCAGTCCGGATACCTGTCGTTTCTGGGACAGTGAAACCTGTGACATCCTGGACAAGGATCTCTTCCGAAAGGGTGAATCTGGAGTCATCGATGCCTACCAAAAGGTGGCCAACATAATCCTGGATGAGGAGGATAAGAAGAAATGGAAATTAGATTTCTAA
- the purS gene encoding phosphoribosylformylglycinamidine synthase subunit PurS, producing MKYQVQVEISLKKGMLNPEASTIQRALALLDYEVEDTATVEIVKFTLEAANPEVAREEVVQMCERLLCNPVIHDYQIQMEAAGD from the coding sequence ATGAAATACCAAGTACAAGTTGAAATAAGTCTCAAAAAAGGAATGCTTAATCCCGAAGCATCCACCATCCAGAGGGCCCTGGCCCTTTTAGATTATGAGGTGGAGGATACCGCCACTGTGGAAATAGTTAAATTCACCCTGGAAGCAGCAAATCCTGAAGTGGCCCGTGAAGAAGTGGTCCAGATGTGTGAAAGACTGCTCTGCAACCCGGTGATCCACGACTACCAGATCCAGATGGAAGCTGCAGGTGATTGA